One Rhizoctonia solani chromosome 2, complete sequence DNA segment encodes these proteins:
- a CDS encoding RCC1 domain protein codes for MLASSSLHHFSTREPSHIAHERSYSNSQLSSNLNLNLALCSSRPSTDAVPRPYLELAPSRYHPAPAPLAPTRGLSGLPDAHAPSGGTKLPLDPPEDDPATRRGSITRPYSQSYPPQHSQHRAHHSEAFVPTHSPVPAPVSAINTLRNDREDPERGQEQLAGGYLHPQSAPQSTVPETMTNHHLQYPGAYEQPDYVSRAPSVSSAYNPDDRRVSVSSAGSYEPPDPARATPPMMARHSGQLAPYDYPVDSSWSGRRPSTEQSPVPTQRFDDYPHDEPVVVSGMHHQAGLGYSQLDHASPMGSLGESSSGSTGMPASPDQFAVQPNGLVVPEGAIPPSATNPGQRQYAFVSLAGSTIRKRPRRRYDEIERLYSCSFEDCTKAYGTLNHLNAHVTMQKHGPKRNPSEFKELRKLWRTQKKAEQVASRSRSRRRPEDGHHAMPGQYGSSGYGSDESEEGGTPQPSDSNPYHQGQVDPMWPHIGHEMGDRYSGHPGMPGYGHDSHGQGMGVVMAAEEGVMDRIPPDATLLRGLPPTHPSQQPYSNSMHHSMPSYGGCPLCQ; via the exons ATGCTTGCCTCCTCCAGCCTTCACCACTTTAGTACGCGCGAACCGAGCCACATTGCGCACGAGCGTTCATACTCCAACTCTCAACTTTCTTCCAACCTCAACCTCAATCTGGCGCTGTGCTCGTCGCGCCCTTCTACCGACGCGGTGCCCCGCCCGTACCTCGAGCTGGCGCCCTCGCGCTATCACCCGGCTCCGGCCCCACTTGCCCCAACGAGGGGTTTGTCTGGCTTACCGGACGCGCATGCGCCATCTGGGGGCACTAAGTTACCTCTCGACCCCCCGGAGGATGACCCAGCTACCCGACGTGGTTCCATCACCCGTCCTTATTCTCAGTCATACCCCCCTCAGCATTCGCAGCACCGGGCCCATCATTCGGAGGCATTTGTTCCGACCCACTCCCCAGTACCGGCCCCCGTTTCAGCCATCAATACTCTTCGCAACGATCGCGAAGACCCGGAAAGAGGTCAAGAGCAGCTCGCAGGGGGGTATTTACACCCGCAATCAGCCCCTCAGTCGACTGTACCGGAAACTATGACCAACCATCACTTGCAGTATCCCGGGGCATACGAACAGCCGGATTATGTGTCTCGTGCCCCATCAGTCTCTTCTGCGTATAACCCAGACGACCGACGGGTTTCAGTCTCATCTGCGGGGTCTTATGAACCC CCTGACCCAGCCCGAGCCACACCTCCGATGATGGCTCGGCATAGTGGCCAACTCGCCCCTTACGACTATCCGGTAGATTCTTCATGGTCCGGACGCCGGCCTTCAACCGAACAGTCTCCAGTACCAACTCAGAGGTTTGACGACTATCCCCATGATGAGCCGGTGGTGGTATCAGGCATGCATCATCAGGCAGGACTTGGGTACTCCCAGCTCGACCACGCATCCCCCATGGGGTCACTCGGGGAGTCATCGTCTGGTTCAACTGGTATGCCAGCCTCTCCAGATCAGTTCGCAGTGCAACCCAATGGTCTTGTTGTCCCGGAGGGTGCGATTCCCCCTTCAGCCACCAATCCGGGGCAACGCCAGTACGCTTTTGTCTCGCTCGCAGGGTCGACAATTCGTAAACGCCCCCGTCGCAGATACGACGAAATCGAGCGACTGTACTCGTGCTCCTTTGAGGACTGTACCAAGGCATACGGGACTCTCAACCACCTCAATGCCCATGTCACCATGCAGAAGCATGGCCCCAAGCGAAATCCAAGTG AATTCAAGGAACTTCGCAAGCTATGGCGCACCCAGAAGAAGGCCGAGCAAGTTGCTAGTCGTTCACGTAGTAGACGACGCCCGGAAGACGGCCATCACGCTATGCCAGGGCAGTATGGAAGCTCTGGATATGGTTCAGATGAGTCTGAGGAGGGCGGAACCCCTCAACCTAGCGATTCGAATCCCTATCACCAAGGACAAGTGGACCCAATGTGGCCTCATATAGGGCACGAGATGGGTGACCGGTACAGTGGCCACCCTGGTATGCCCGGGTATGGTCACGACTCCCATGGGCAAGGAATGGGCGTAGTCATGGCCGCCGAGGAGGGAGTGATGGACCGGATCCCCCCCGACGCGACCCTCTTGCGGGGGTTGCCTC